In one Spirosoma rigui genomic region, the following are encoded:
- a CDS encoding 3-keto-disaccharide hydrolase, with translation MQRTLCCSFLCLLLGVFTVSAQPSELPSTQINLQNLSDFKPTGGNWKIVGDAFYDLNKAGKASTKAGTGVLVNDLSGKSKDHLLTTMEHGDLELALDFMMEKGSNSGVYLQGRYEVQLFDSWGANVPKSSDCGAIYERWDESRPQGRQGYEGHPPTQNVSKAPGLWQHLSIVFRAPRFNAAGQKTANARFMKVVLNGVTVQENIEVMGPTRSAAFQDEKPTGPLMIQGDHGAVAIRNIRYKSYGVEPVTLTNMKLSAYEGKFASVSEFNTLTPKREMNIDVLAHSAPGSRDKFGGKIVGTLHIPRTGQYLLNLNLGWIPAETNPANPNGAGELMIDNKPVMSISGKNGGTASTMVTLQAGDHPAVLAYYKNFGLWYARSNDILLAVEGPGVQYTLLNPIIRAEDPVGEISLVTKGEPIMQRGFVNHHGTKHTHTISVGEPGQVNYSVDLRKGEFLQIWRGDFLETTPMWYGRGETQLSVPLGSVIELPGKPSLTVLADKNAAWPDSNATYNNLGYDVDKNGRPVFKYTLGGAQVRESFAAEEEGHKLSHTFTITPAATGSSAGEIWCRVAEGSDITQLPNGLYAINDKQYFIELPGKEKPVIRDTAQKTRELLLPVKASANGGTVTYSLIW, from the coding sequence AACGTACCCTTTGTTGTTCTTTTTTGTGCCTGTTGCTCGGTGTCTTCACCGTATCAGCGCAACCCAGTGAATTGCCCTCCACCCAGATCAATCTCCAAAATCTCAGTGATTTCAAGCCCACCGGCGGCAACTGGAAAATTGTTGGTGATGCGTTCTATGACCTCAATAAAGCCGGCAAAGCCAGCACCAAAGCCGGCACCGGCGTGCTGGTCAACGACTTGTCAGGAAAAAGTAAAGACCACCTCCTGACCACTATGGAACACGGCGACCTGGAACTGGCGCTTGACTTTATGATGGAGAAAGGGTCCAACTCGGGCGTTTACCTGCAGGGACGGTACGAAGTGCAGTTGTTCGACAGCTGGGGCGCTAACGTACCGAAATCGAGCGACTGCGGGGCGATTTACGAACGCTGGGACGAAAGCCGCCCGCAAGGGCGTCAGGGCTACGAAGGACACCCCCCTACCCAGAACGTGAGCAAAGCACCAGGGCTGTGGCAACACCTGAGCATCGTATTCCGGGCACCGCGCTTCAACGCAGCGGGCCAGAAAACGGCCAACGCCCGGTTCATGAAAGTGGTGCTGAACGGCGTTACGGTACAGGAAAACATTGAAGTGATGGGTCCTACCCGCTCCGCTGCGTTCCAGGATGAGAAGCCGACCGGTCCCCTCATGATCCAGGGCGATCACGGGGCTGTTGCCATCCGCAACATTCGCTACAAATCGTATGGCGTGGAGCCCGTGACACTCACCAACATGAAGCTGAGCGCCTACGAAGGGAAGTTTGCATCGGTCAGTGAGTTCAACACACTGACTCCCAAGCGGGAAATGAATATTGACGTACTGGCTCACTCGGCCCCCGGCAGCCGCGATAAGTTCGGTGGCAAGATCGTTGGTACCCTGCATATTCCCCGCACGGGCCAGTATCTGCTGAACCTCAACCTGGGCTGGATTCCCGCCGAAACCAACCCCGCCAATCCGAACGGAGCGGGCGAACTGATGATCGACAATAAACCGGTGATGAGCATCAGCGGCAAGAACGGCGGTACGGCATCAACTATGGTTACCCTGCAGGCCGGTGACCACCCGGCGGTGCTGGCCTACTACAAAAACTTTGGCCTGTGGTACGCCCGCAGCAACGACATCCTGCTGGCCGTTGAAGGGCCGGGGGTTCAGTACACGCTCCTCAACCCCATAATCCGGGCTGAAGATCCCGTTGGTGAGATTTCGCTGGTTACCAAAGGCGAGCCCATCATGCAGCGCGGCTTTGTCAATCACCACGGCACCAAGCACACCCACACCATATCGGTTGGTGAGCCGGGTCAGGTAAACTACAGCGTCGACCTGCGCAAGGGTGAATTTCTGCAGATCTGGCGGGGCGATTTCCTCGAAACAACACCCATGTGGTACGGCCGGGGCGAAACCCAGCTGTCGGTTCCGCTGGGCAGCGTCATTGAATTACCGGGAAAGCCGTCGCTGACCGTACTGGCCGATAAAAATGCAGCTTGGCCGGACTCCAACGCTACGTACAACAACCTGGGTTATGACGTCGACAAGAACGGCCGACCCGTTTTCAAGTATACGCTGGGTGGTGCGCAGGTTCGTGAATCGTTTGCGGCCGAAGAGGAAGGCCACAAGCTATCCCATACATTCACGATAACACCAGCTGCTACCGGGTCGAGCGCGGGGGAGATCTGGTGCCGTGTTGCCGAAGGCAGCGACATTACGCAACTCCCCAACGGCCTCTATGCCATCAACGACAAGCAGTATTTCATTGAGCTTCCCGGCAAGGAAAAACCGGTGATTCGCGACACGGCGCAAAAAACCAGGGAGCTGTTGCTACCGGTAAAAGCGTCGGCCAATGGCGGCACGGTTACATACTCACTCATCTGGTAA
- a CDS encoding plastocyanin/azurin family copper-binding protein, producing the protein MKIKQHPIHILAKAALFAAGLACVSPFAVQAQIQSKTGLPVSSSSKQPAPAPKGLAKVEADPEKEDDFYKLISLPVPEDIILEVGGMVTLPDGNLAVCTRRGEVWIVSNPYISGSARPTYKRFAYGLHEPLGLAYKDGDIYVTQRSELTRLHDADGDGRADSYDKIYSWPLSGNYHEYSYGPTFLPNGNMLVTLNVGWSNSLGHGVSLVPWRGWTLEITPDGKMTPFAAGMRSPAGYGMNAAGDFFYTENQGDWVGSGRISQVEKGDFLGNAESLRWTDLPGSPLKIKPQDVPNTGEPLYDVSKKFTALKAPAVWLPHGILGISTSGLLTDNTKGKFGPFENQLFVGDQGQSILSRVDFEKVKGEYQGVVFPFREGFSSGVLRLVWGHDASMFVGMTSRGWSSTGKELFSLQRVVWTGKMPFEMKTIHAMPDGFEIEFTQPVDAETAADPASYKVTGFNYKYHATYGSPVINRGGCPIRGIVVSKDGLRARLVIDSLRLGYIHEITTAGVRSANGRALLHNVGYYTLNNIPDGDKLNVALIAPAPKHDHEMMASAASTPPANAKAGTRKGTTAKPAPATKPAGAAVAKRVTEMPAAWGEPDYTINMGTKPGLKFAPEQFQVKAGSKVRVVFNNEDDMLHNFVVVTPGSAIQVGELAMKLGLEGQERNYIPQTDKVLHHTNLLQPNTNESIYFIAPDKPGDYMYECSVPGHFYVMQGTMKVVK; encoded by the coding sequence ATGAAAATCAAGCAACACCCCATACATATTCTGGCCAAAGCTGCCCTCTTTGCGGCTGGCCTTGCCTGCGTTAGCCCCTTTGCCGTTCAGGCGCAGATTCAGTCCAAGACCGGTTTACCCGTTAGTTCCAGCAGCAAACAGCCCGCGCCGGCTCCCAAAGGACTGGCCAAGGTAGAAGCCGATCCCGAAAAGGAAGACGACTTCTACAAGCTCATCTCCCTGCCCGTACCTGAGGATATTATTCTGGAAGTGGGCGGAATGGTGACCCTGCCCGACGGCAATCTGGCCGTTTGTACGCGTCGGGGCGAGGTCTGGATCGTCTCAAACCCTTACATCAGCGGATCGGCGCGGCCTACCTACAAGCGGTTTGCCTACGGGCTGCACGAGCCGCTGGGTCTGGCCTATAAAGATGGCGACATCTACGTAACCCAGCGTAGCGAACTCACCCGCCTGCACGACGCCGACGGCGATGGCCGGGCCGATTCCTACGACAAAATATACTCCTGGCCACTGTCGGGCAACTACCACGAATATTCCTACGGACCCACCTTCCTGCCCAACGGCAACATGCTCGTAACGCTGAACGTAGGCTGGAGCAACAGCCTGGGCCACGGCGTAAGTCTGGTGCCCTGGCGCGGCTGGACGCTGGAAATTACGCCCGATGGCAAAATGACGCCTTTCGCGGCCGGGATGCGCTCGCCGGCGGGGTATGGCATGAACGCGGCCGGGGATTTCTTCTACACCGAAAACCAGGGTGACTGGGTTGGGTCGGGTCGTATCTCGCAGGTGGAGAAGGGCGACTTCCTGGGTAATGCCGAAAGTCTGCGCTGGACTGATCTGCCCGGTTCACCCCTCAAGATCAAACCGCAGGACGTACCCAACACCGGCGAGCCTCTGTATGACGTATCCAAGAAATTCACGGCGCTGAAAGCACCGGCCGTCTGGTTACCACATGGTATTCTGGGTATCTCGACCTCCGGTCTGTTGACCGACAATACCAAGGGGAAGTTTGGTCCTTTCGAGAACCAGCTGTTCGTAGGCGACCAGGGCCAGAGTATCCTGTCGCGGGTCGACTTCGAGAAGGTAAAAGGGGAGTACCAGGGCGTTGTGTTTCCTTTCCGGGAGGGGTTCTCGTCGGGGGTGCTTCGGCTGGTTTGGGGCCACGATGCCTCCATGTTCGTTGGGATGACGAGTCGGGGCTGGTCATCGACCGGCAAGGAACTGTTCAGCTTGCAGCGGGTTGTCTGGACGGGCAAGATGCCGTTTGAGATGAAGACGATCCACGCTATGCCCGATGGGTTCGAGATCGAATTTACCCAGCCCGTCGATGCCGAAACAGCCGCCGATCCCGCTTCGTACAAGGTAACGGGTTTCAACTACAAATACCACGCGACCTACGGCAGTCCGGTCATCAATCGTGGAGGTTGCCCCATTCGCGGCATCGTCGTATCGAAAGATGGTCTGAGAGCCCGGCTCGTTATCGACAGTCTGCGGCTCGGCTACATCCACGAAATCACAACGGCGGGCGTTCGGTCGGCGAATGGCCGGGCGTTGCTCCACAACGTAGGCTATTACACCCTGAACAACATTCCCGACGGCGACAAACTGAACGTAGCGCTTATCGCCCCTGCCCCGAAACACGACCACGAGATGATGGCCTCGGCCGCCAGCACCCCACCGGCAAATGCCAAAGCCGGCACCCGGAAGGGAACGACGGCCAAACCCGCGCCCGCAACCAAACCGGCGGGGGCAGCCGTGGCAAAACGGGTTACGGAGATGCCGGCCGCCTGGGGTGAACCCGACTATACCATCAACATGGGCACGAAGCCGGGGCTCAAGTTTGCGCCGGAACAGTTCCAGGTTAAGGCAGGCAGCAAAGTACGGGTCGTTTTCAACAACGAAGATGATATGCTCCATAACTTCGTCGTGGTGACGCCCGGCTCCGCGATTCAGGTCGGTGAACTGGCTATGAAATTAGGGCTGGAAGGCCAGGAGCGGAACTACATCCCGCAAACGGACAAGGTGCTGCACCACACCAACCTGCTCCAGCCCAACACCAATGAATCGATTTACTTCATCGCCCCCGACAAGCCCGGTGATTACATGTATGAGTGTTCCGTACCGGGCCACTTTTATGTCATGCAGGGCACGATGAAAGTGGTAAAATAA